One window from the genome of Paracoccus zhejiangensis encodes:
- a CDS encoding BCCT family transporter, which translates to MTPIITVAYLSVLACAIFVLIRWPRLRVTGETPVGVFTLVALLFTAGLDMGLVMLPLGEFPIYEGDQAYAFTNALAVEFGMWGPLVWLMYFVATFYFVAIEPRLRLFEIPAVKWVYNLTVIATCSFTCYLFMINLPTYAPDLPQWAIWGLAIGVIAFSVVSSGNFAIMKWLAIVSTYGFGLLAFTTLAVVALAYSGTGIGSFFGNIGLLMDYFPNIARFTTPISDYHEFYLFWWFAWSIMIGQFVARFVGGLPVWQLAGAMVLLPAIPLGLWFCVLFVYHQNQIVIPGWLNWFMIGVGIVFVVNSLDSLIRLYAANLGWSREQLGDRVYYPLHFILQFLLVIAYFYTPFQIQWVGLVVAGLYGVIYALMLQRLDRLSGLQGTAVKAGE; encoded by the coding sequence ATGACCCCGATCATCACCGTCGCCTATCTGAGTGTTCTGGCCTGCGCGATCTTCGTGCTGATCCGCTGGCCGCGCCTGCGTGTCACCGGCGAGACCCCGGTGGGCGTGTTCACGCTGGTCGCGCTGCTGTTCACCGCGGGCCTCGACATGGGGCTGGTAATGCTCCCCTTGGGCGAGTTCCCGATCTACGAGGGCGATCAGGCCTATGCCTTCACCAATGCGCTGGCGGTCGAGTTCGGCATGTGGGGACCGCTGGTCTGGCTGATGTATTTCGTCGCCACCTTCTATTTCGTCGCCATCGAGCCGCGCCTGCGCCTGTTCGAGATCCCGGCGGTGAAATGGGTCTATAACCTGACCGTCATCGCCACCTGCTCCTTCACCTGCTACCTGTTCATGATCAACCTGCCGACCTATGCGCCCGACCTGCCGCAATGGGCGATCTGGGGGCTGGCCATCGGGGTGATTGCCTTCTCGGTCGTGTCGAGCGGCAATTTTGCCATCATGAAATGGCTGGCCATCGTCTCGACCTACGGTTTCGGCCTCCTGGCGTTCACCACGCTCGCGGTGGTGGCGCTGGCCTATAGCGGCACGGGCATCGGCAGTTTCTTCGGCAATATCGGGCTGCTGATGGACTATTTCCCCAATATCGCGCGCTTCACCACGCCGATCTCGGACTACCACGAATTCTACCTGTTCTGGTGGTTTGCCTGGAGCATCATGATCGGACAGTTTGTCGCCCGTTTCGTCGGCGGGTTGCCGGTCTGGCAACTGGCCGGGGCGATGGTGCTTTTGCCGGCGATCCCGCTGGGGCTGTGGTTCTGCGTGCTGTTCGTCTATCATCAGAATCAGATCGTCATTCCCGGCTGGCTCAACTGGTTCATGATCGGCGTGGGCATCGTCTTCGTGGTCAACTCGCTGGACAGCCTGATCCGCCTCTATGCCGCCAACCTGGGCTGGTCGCGGGAACAACTGGGCGACCGGGTCTATTACCCGCTGCACTTCATCCTGCAATTCCTGCTGGTGATCGCCTATTTCTACACCCCCTTCCAGATCCAGTGGGTCGGGCTGGTGGTGGCTGGCCTCTACGGCGTCATCTATGCGCTGATGTTGCAGCGGCTGGACCGGCTGTCGGGGCTGCAGGGCACGGCGGTGAAGGCGGGGGAATAG
- a CDS encoding extracellular solute-binding protein — MRILKILNESASERRFFVRFALAATVAAMPLASFAEPSHGIAMYGEPALPAGFTSLPYANPEAPKGGSIRFAEPGGFDSLKSWVLKGNPVFFGTMSVVAETLMYRSIDEPFTLYGLLAESVETDESRSWIEFTLRPDAKFSDGSPVTVEDVIWSYETLGTQGHPRYLGAWEKVEKIEKTGENKVRITFNTLDRELPLIMGLRPILKKAQWEGKDFTESGLEVPIGSGPYVVDKVDAGRSISFKRNPDYWGKDLPINAGRNNLDIIRYDYFGDANAMFEAFRAGEVDVWRELSPTKWDTEFSFPRVTSGEVVKSEIGNERPSGIMGLVMNTRNPIFADWRVREAMIEAFNFQFINSTLNGGKEPRITSYFSNSVLAMQPGAAEGRVKELLQPFATDLPPGTMEGYTLPEGSDKALDRRGLRGALKLMEEAGWTVQDGVLKNAEGQPFAFEIVLNQSGSAMRTAAETQQMVDIYIESLRNLGITPKVTLLDAAQYVDRTNRYDFDMTWYERALSLSPGNEQLLYWGAAGVTEPGSRNWMGMNSPAAEAMITEMLNAAGPEDFTAAVRALDRVLTAGRYVIPVSYSPISRLAHSSSLHYPEKTPIYGDWPGFMPDVWWQEAQ; from the coding sequence ATGCGAATCTTGAAAATCCTTAACGAATCCGCGAGCGAAAGGCGATTTTTCGTGAGATTCGCCCTCGCGGCGACTGTTGCCGCAATGCCGCTGGCAAGCTTTGCCGAGCCCAGCCATGGCATTGCAATGTATGGAGAACCTGCCCTTCCGGCCGGGTTCACCTCGCTGCCTTACGCCAATCCCGAGGCCCCGAAAGGCGGCTCGATTCGCTTTGCCGAGCCGGGCGGGTTCGATTCGCTGAAGTCCTGGGTACTGAAGGGTAACCCGGTCTTCTTCGGCACCATGTCGGTCGTTGCCGAAACCTTGATGTATCGCAGCATCGACGAGCCCTTCACCCTTTACGGGCTGCTGGCCGAAAGCGTCGAGACCGACGAGAGTCGCAGCTGGATCGAGTTCACCCTGCGCCCCGATGCCAAGTTCTCGGACGGCTCACCCGTCACGGTCGAGGATGTGATCTGGTCCTACGAAACGCTCGGCACGCAGGGCCATCCCCGCTATCTGGGCGCGTGGGAGAAGGTCGAGAAGATCGAGAAGACCGGCGAGAACAAGGTCCGTATCACCTTCAACACCCTCGACCGGGAATTGCCGCTGATCATGGGCCTGCGCCCGATCCTGAAGAAGGCGCAGTGGGAGGGCAAGGATTTCACCGAATCCGGGCTCGAGGTGCCGATCGGCTCTGGTCCCTATGTGGTGGACAAGGTGGATGCCGGCCGCTCGATCAGCTTCAAGCGCAACCCGGACTATTGGGGCAAGGATCTGCCGATCAATGCCGGGAGGAACAATCTCGACATCATCCGCTATGATTATTTCGGCGATGCCAATGCCATGTTCGAGGCCTTCCGCGCCGGCGAGGTCGATGTCTGGCGCGAGCTGTCGCCGACGAAATGGGATACCGAGTTCAGCTTTCCGCGCGTCACCTCGGGCGAAGTGGTGAAATCCGAGATCGGCAATGAACGCCCCTCAGGGATCATGGGGCTGGTGATGAACACCCGCAATCCGATCTTCGCCGACTGGCGCGTGCGCGAGGCGATGATCGAGGCGTTCAACTTCCAGTTCATCAACTCCACGCTGAACGGCGGCAAGGAACCCCGGATCACCTCCTATTTCTCGAATTCGGTTCTGGCGATGCAGCCCGGTGCGGCCGAGGGCCGGGTGAAGGAGCTGTTGCAGCCCTTCGCCACCGACCTGCCGCCCGGCACGATGGAGGGCTATACCCTGCCCGAGGGCTCGGACAAGGCGCTGGACCGGCGGGGACTGCGCGGGGCGCTGAAGCTGATGGAGGAGGCCGGCTGGACGGTGCAGGACGGCGTGTTGAAAAACGCCGAGGGCCAGCCCTTCGCCTTCGAGATCGTGCTGAACCAGTCGGGCAGCGCCATGCGCACCGCCGCCGAGACCCAGCAGATGGTGGATATCTATATCGAATCGCTGCGCAACCTCGGCATCACCCCCAAGGTGACGCTCTTGGACGCGGCGCAATATGTGGACCGTACCAACCGCTATGACTTCGACATGACCTGGTATGAACGCGCCCTGTCGCTGTCGCCGGGGAACGAGCAACTGCTCTATTGGGGCGCCGCCGGCGTGACCGAGCCGGGCAGCCGCAACTGGATGGGGATGAACAGCCCCGCCGCCGAGGCGATGATCACCGAGATGCTGAATGCCGCCGGTCCCGAGGATTTCACCGCCGCCGTGCGGGCGCTGGACCGGGTGCTGACGGCGGGACGCTATGTCATCCCGGTCAGCTATTCGCCGATTTCTCGACTGGCGCATAGTTCCAGCCTGCATTATCCTGAAAAGACGCCGATTTACGGCGATTGGCCGGGTTTCATGCCGGACGTGTGGTGGCAGGAGGCCCAGTGA
- a CDS encoding 3-hydroxybutyrate dehydrogenase, with protein sequence MFDTFLTGKTAVVTGSNSGIGLGVATELARAGANIVLNSFTDRDEDHALAEKLGKEFGVTARYIQADMSKGDQCRALVEKAGSCDILVNNAGIQHVAPIPEFPTDKWDAIIAINLSSAFHTTAAALPMMRKAGWGRVINIASAHGLTASPFKSAYVAAKHGVVGLTKVTALETAEEPITANAICPGYVLTPLVEAQIPDTMKEYKMTREEVVRNVLLTRQPSKQFATVEELGGTAVFLCSNAAAQITGTTISVDGGWTAL encoded by the coding sequence ATGTTTGACACATTCCTCACCGGCAAGACGGCCGTCGTGACCGGCTCGAATTCCGGCATCGGTCTGGGCGTTGCGACCGAACTGGCGCGGGCGGGTGCCAATATCGTGCTGAACAGCTTTACCGACCGCGACGAGGATCACGCGCTGGCGGAAAAGCTGGGCAAGGAATTCGGTGTCACCGCGCGCTATATCCAGGCGGACATGTCCAAGGGCGATCAATGCCGCGCACTGGTCGAGAAGGCGGGCAGCTGCGACATCCTGGTCAACAATGCCGGCATCCAGCATGTCGCGCCGATCCCGGAATTCCCGACCGACAAATGGGACGCGATCATCGCCATCAACCTCAGCTCGGCCTTCCACACCACCGCTGCCGCGCTGCCGATGATGCGCAAGGCCGGCTGGGGCCGGGTGATCAACATCGCCTCGGCGCATGGTCTGACCGCCAGCCCGTTCAAATCGGCCTATGTCGCCGCCAAGCATGGCGTGGTCGGACTGACCAAGGTGACGGCGCTGGAAACGGCGGAAGAACCGATCACCGCCAATGCCATCTGCCCGGGCTATGTGCTGACCCCGCTGGTCGAGGCGCAGATTCCCGACACGATGAAGGAATACAAGATGACCCGCGAGGAGGTGGTGCGCAACGTGCTGCTGACCCGCCAGCCCTCGAAGCAGTTCGCCACGGTCGAGGAACTGGGCGGTACCGCCGTGTTCCTCTGCAGCAATGCGGCGGCGCAGATCACCGGCACCACGATCTCGGTCGATGGCGGCTGGACGGCGCTCTGA
- a CDS encoding LysR substrate-binding domain-containing protein, with product MQLPPLAAIRAFESAARHLSFTKAADELGLTQAGISYQIKLLEERLGQALFLRQPRALQLTELGERLALPTTQAFDLLRNAYADSSGRASTLSITTPVTLSGNWLAERLGRFQMDHPELALRLDASDKNINFARDDFDLAIRFGHGDWPGLTAHRLFDFEITPMLSPRLLEGRRLTDPAELLTLPRIDSGDPHWAMWFCKAGIADLPEAASPTPDLGTQIHEARAAIAGQGVAVLTPRFFRYELATGSLAQPFQMTCGNGKSYWLVYPEARRNRPAIRAFRQFILAEAAADR from the coding sequence ATGCAGCTCCCGCCCCTCGCCGCCATCCGCGCCTTTGAATCGGCCGCCCGGCACCTGTCGTTCACCAAGGCGGCGGACGAGCTGGGCCTGACCCAGGCCGGGATCAGCTACCAGATCAAGCTGCTGGAGGAACGTCTGGGTCAGGCCCTGTTCCTGCGCCAGCCCCGCGCACTGCAACTGACCGAGCTGGGCGAGCGGCTTGCCCTGCCCACCACGCAGGCCTTTGACCTGTTGCGCAATGCCTATGCCGACAGTTCGGGCCGGGCCTCAACTCTGTCGATCACCACCCCGGTCACCCTGTCGGGGAACTGGCTGGCCGAGCGGCTGGGGCGCTTCCAGATGGATCACCCCGAGCTGGCGCTGCGGCTGGATGCCAGCGACAAGAACATCAACTTCGCCCGCGACGATTTCGACCTGGCGATCCGCTTTGGCCATGGCGACTGGCCGGGTCTGACCGCGCATCGGCTGTTCGATTTCGAGATCACCCCGATGCTGTCCCCGCGCCTGCTGGAGGGTCGCCGGTTGACCGACCCGGCAGAACTTCTGACCCTGCCCCGGATCGACTCGGGCGATCCGCATTGGGCGATGTGGTTCTGCAAGGCCGGGATCGCGGACCTGCCCGAGGCCGCCAGCCCGACGCCGGACCTCGGCACCCAGATCCACGAGGCCCGCGCCGCCATTGCCGGTCAGGGCGTGGCGGTGCTGACCCCGCGCTTCTTCCGCTACGAGCTGGCGACGGGCAGCCTGGCCCAGCCCTTCCAGATGACCTGTGGCAACGGCAAATCCTATTGGCTGGTCTATCCAGAGGCGCGGCGCAACCGCCCGGCGATCCGCGCCTTCCGCCAGTTCATCCTGGCCGAGGCCGCCGCCGACCGATGA
- a CDS encoding pyridoxal phosphate-dependent aminotransferase, whose translation MAFLSDTLARVKPSPTIAMSGRALELRAAGQDIISLSAGEPDFDTPAHIREAAKAAIDAGHTRYTAVDGIPALKQAICDKFARENGLDYKPSQVSVGTGGKQILYNALMATLNPGDEVIVPAPYWVSYPDMVLLAGGTPVFVSCTAEQGFVMSPEALEAAITPRTKWLILNSPSNPSGAGYDRAAMQALTDVLVKHPHVWVLADDIYEHLVFDGFEFVTPAQVEPRLKDRTLTMNGVSKAYAMTGWRIGYGAGPELLIKAMAKLQSQSTSNPSSIGQYAALAALNGPQDYIAESRAAFQRRRDLVVAGLNTCPGIDCPTPVGAFYVYPSIKDLLGKTSAGGKVIENDEAFANALLEETGVAVVFGAAFGLSPHFRISYATSDAELTDAIARIKGFCEGCR comes from the coding sequence ATGGCTTTTCTGTCCGATACGCTGGCACGCGTGAAACCGTCACCGACCATCGCGATGAGCGGCCGCGCGCTGGAATTGCGCGCTGCCGGGCAGGACATCATCAGCCTCTCGGCCGGCGAACCCGACTTCGACACGCCCGCCCATATCCGCGAAGCCGCCAAGGCCGCCATCGATGCGGGTCATACGCGCTATACCGCCGTTGACGGCATCCCGGCGCTGAAACAGGCGATCTGCGACAAGTTCGCGCGCGAGAACGGGCTGGACTACAAACCCTCGCAGGTCAGCGTCGGCACCGGCGGCAAGCAGATCCTCTACAATGCGCTGATGGCCACGCTGAACCCCGGCGACGAGGTGATCGTGCCGGCGCCCTATTGGGTCAGCTATCCCGACATGGTGCTGCTGGCGGGCGGCACGCCGGTCTTCGTGTCCTGCACCGCTGAACAGGGCTTCGTCATGTCGCCCGAGGCGCTGGAGGCGGCGATCACGCCCCGGACCAAATGGCTGATCCTCAATTCGCCCTCGAACCCTTCGGGCGCGGGCTATGACCGGGCGGCAATGCAGGCGCTGACCGATGTGCTGGTGAAACATCCCCATGTCTGGGTGCTGGCCGATGACATCTACGAGCATCTGGTCTTCGACGGTTTCGAGTTCGTCACCCCGGCGCAGGTCGAGCCGCGGCTGAAGGACCGCACCCTGACGATGAACGGGGTCAGCAAGGCCTATGCCATGACCGGCTGGCGCATCGGCTATGGCGCCGGGCCGGAGCTGCTGATCAAGGCCATGGCCAAGCTGCAGTCGCAATCGACCTCGAACCCCTCCTCGATCGGCCAATATGCGGCGCTGGCGGCGCTGAACGGGCCGCAGGATTACATTGCCGAAAGCCGCGCCGCCTTCCAGCGCCGGCGCGACCTGGTGGTGGCCGGGCTGAACACCTGCCCCGGGATCGACTGCCCGACGCCGGTTGGCGCCTTCTATGTCTATCCTTCGATCAAGGACCTACTGGGCAAGACCTCGGCCGGCGGAAAGGTGATCGAGAATGACGAGGCCTTCGCCAATGCGCTGCTGGAGGAAACCGGCGTGGCGGTGGTCTTCGGTGCGGCATTCGGCCTCAGCCCGCATTTCCGCATCTCCTACGCGACCAGCGACGCCGAACTGACCGACGCGATTGCCCGCATCAAGGGCTTCTGCGAGGGCTGCCGCTAG
- a CDS encoding helix-turn-helix domain-containing protein, with translation MTRQATNTTEGDVLGEDFYSDDKATLGDRISAAREGAGMTPEALARKLGVRTSTLNGWEHDEREPRANHLRMLAGLMGVSLVWLLSGQGQGPSGEAATAQASAGGASRDAILTEFRALQQSLREATRRLARLEKLLADGLGDAGGCNG, from the coding sequence ATGACGAGACAAGCGACGAACACAACGGAAGGGGATGTTTTGGGCGAGGATTTCTACAGCGACGACAAGGCCACCTTGGGCGACCGGATCAGCGCGGCGCGCGAAGGCGCGGGAATGACGCCCGAGGCATTGGCCCGCAAACTGGGTGTCCGCACCAGCACGCTGAACGGGTGGGAACATGACGAGCGCGAGCCTAGGGCGAACCATCTGCGAATGCTGGCGGGGCTGATGGGCGTGTCGCTGGTCTGGCTGCTCAGCGGCCAGGGGCAGGGGCCCTCGGGCGAGGCCGCGACAGCGCAGGCGTCGGCTGGTGGGGCTTCGCGCGACGCCATCCTGACGGAATTCCGGGCCTTGCAGCAAAGCCTGCGCGAGGCTACGCGGCGGCTGGCGCGGCTGGAGAAGCTGCTGGCCGATGGCTTAGGTGATGCAGGGGGTTGCAATGGATGA
- a CDS encoding FAD assembly factor SdhE yields the protein MDDDQRLRRLRMRSWRRGMKEMDLILGPFADGPLADLSEPMMAQYEALMSENDQDLYLWITARIAGREGGPAELAPLLDVIASHAGARLRG from the coding sequence ATGGATGACGATCAGCGGCTGCGGCGCCTGAGGATGCGCAGCTGGCGGCGCGGGATGAAGGAAATGGACCTGATCCTCGGCCCCTTCGCCGACGGGCCGCTGGCCGATCTGTCCGAACCGATGATGGCGCAATACGAGGCGCTGATGTCCGAGAACGATCAGGACCTCTACCTGTGGATCACCGCCCGCATTGCCGGGCGCGAGGGCGGACCAGCGGAGCTGGCGCCGCTTCTCGACGTGATTGCCAGCCATGCCGGCGCGCGGCTGCGTGGCTGA
- a CDS encoding MarR family winged helix-turn-helix transcriptional regulator: MTMLAPARRDFVDASRPAGDNGEATAATYLEALQLLERLHRLMQDLVKDEFERLGRQDLNPVQALILYNLGESEVSAGELRSRGMYQGSNVSYNLKKLVSMGYVHHERCDLDRRSVRVRLTEAGQEVRQIVLGLFRRHADQLAMSGVLDDPPLAQVNLQARRIERYWTEQIRYIY, translated from the coding sequence ATGACCATGCTTGCACCCGCGCGACGCGATTTCGTGGATGCGTCGCGGCCCGCTGGTGACAACGGCGAAGCAACGGCCGCGACCTATCTCGAGGCGCTGCAATTGCTGGAGCGTCTGCACCGCCTGATGCAGGATCTGGTCAAGGATGAGTTCGAGCGGCTGGGGCGGCAGGATCTCAACCCGGTTCAGGCGCTGATCCTCTATAACCTCGGTGAATCAGAGGTTTCGGCCGGAGAGCTGAGATCCCGCGGCATGTACCAGGGCAGCAATGTCAGCTATAACCTGAAGAAGCTGGTCAGCATGGGCTACGTCCATCACGAGCGTTGCGATCTGGATCGCCGTTCGGTCCGGGTGCGGCTGACCGAGGCCGGGCAGGAGGTGCGGCAGATCGTGCTGGGCCTGTTCCGCCGCCATGCCGATCAGCTCGCCATGTCGGGCGTGCTGGACGATCCGCCGCTGGCACAGGTGAACCTGCAGGCACGCCGCATCGAACGTTACTGGACTGAGCAGATCCGCTATATCTATTGA
- a CDS encoding PhoH family protein has product MGLNPTTPAAPAASETLLEFPDNRLLIDLCGANDRHLARIEEALGVHILRRGNLLAIVGPIEAQTEAAQVLRALYARLEQGRAVEMGEVEAALRMGGEAAPETSPIEQLEMFAAGNYELRTRKKSVEPRTEAQKAYVRALFENELAFGIGPAGTGKTYLAVAVGVTMLISGQVDKIILSRPAVEAGERLGFLPGDMKEKVDPYMQPLYDALNDFLPGKQMQKLMEEKRIEIAPLAFMRGRTLANAFVVLDEAQNASTMQMKMFLTRLGEGSRMVITGDRTQIDLPRGTQSGLVDAEHILNDIKGISFSYFTAKDVVRHPLVAKIIMAYDAEAEAALARGETDDMRGSYIPRRPRRVEADG; this is encoded by the coding sequence TTGGGTCTGAACCCGACTACCCCCGCTGCCCCCGCCGCCAGTGAAACGCTGCTGGAATTCCCTGATAATCGCCTGCTGATTGATCTCTGCGGTGCCAATGACCGGCATCTGGCGCGGATCGAAGAGGCCTTGGGCGTGCATATCCTGCGGCGCGGCAATCTTCTGGCCATCGTCGGACCGATCGAGGCGCAGACCGAGGCGGCGCAGGTGCTGCGCGCGCTTTACGCCCGGCTGGAACAGGGGCGCGCGGTCGAGATGGGCGAGGTCGAGGCGGCCCTGCGCATGGGCGGCGAGGCCGCGCCCGAAACCTCGCCGATCGAACAGCTCGAGATGTTCGCCGCCGGCAATTACGAGCTGCGCACCCGCAAGAAATCGGTCGAACCGCGCACCGAGGCGCAAAAAGCCTATGTCCGCGCGCTGTTCGAGAATGAACTGGCCTTCGGCATCGGCCCGGCCGGCACCGGCAAGACCTACCTGGCGGTGGCGGTGGGCGTCACCATGCTGATCAGCGGTCAGGTCGACAAGATCATCCTGTCGCGCCCTGCTGTCGAGGCGGGCGAGCGCCTGGGGTTCCTGCCCGGCGACATGAAGGAGAAGGTCGATCCCTACATGCAGCCGCTCTATGACGCGCTGAACGACTTCCTGCCCGGCAAGCAGATGCAGAAGCTGATGGAGGAAAAGCGCATCGAGATCGCGCCCTTGGCCTTCATGCGCGGGCGCACGCTGGCCAATGCCTTCGTGGTGCTGGACGAGGCGCAGAACGCCTCGACCATGCAGATGAAGATGTTCCTGACCCGTCTGGGTGAAGGCTCGCGCATGGTCATCACCGGCGACCGCACGCAGATCGACCTGCCGCGCGGCACCCAGTCGGGGCTGGTCGATGCCGAGCATATTCTGAATGATATCAAGGGGATCAGTTTCAGCTATTTCACCGCCAAGGACGTGGTTCGCCACCCGCTGGTCGCCAAGATCATCATGGCCTATGACGCCGAGGCCGAGGCGGCACTGGCGCGCGGCGAAACGGATGACATGCGCGGCAGCTATATCCCGCGGCGCCCGCGCCGGGTCGAGGCCGATGGCTGA
- the ybeY gene encoding rRNA maturation RNase YbeY: MSMTPEHEPGEAEDEPPSPMPPDVVIEDERWEEAGLEPLAERALDALQLWLGATGEIVVMGCDDARIAALNADFRGKPRATNVLSWPSVEHQPHEPGDRPDLPEDEEWGDIAISFDTCAAEAEAQGKPFDHHVIHLLIHAGLHLVGYDHENDADAETMEAVERSILFNLGIPDPYSESRI, encoded by the coding sequence ATGTCCATGACCCCCGAACATGAACCCGGCGAGGCGGAAGACGAACCTCCGTCTCCGATGCCGCCCGATGTGGTGATCGAGGACGAGCGGTGGGAAGAGGCCGGACTGGAGCCTCTGGCCGAACGTGCGCTCGATGCCCTGCAACTGTGGCTCGGCGCCACGGGCGAGATCGTGGTCATGGGCTGCGACGATGCCCGCATCGCCGCGCTGAACGCCGATTTCCGTGGCAAGCCGCGCGCCACCAACGTCCTCTCCTGGCCCTCGGTCGAGCATCAGCCGCATGAGCCCGGCGACCGGCCCGACCTGCCCGAGGACGAGGAATGGGGCGATATCGCCATTTCCTTCGACACCTGCGCCGCCGAGGCCGAGGCGCAGGGCAAGCCCTTTGACCATCATGTCATCCACCTTCTGATCCATGCCGGGTTGCATCTGGTCGGCTATGACCATGAAAACGACGCCGACGCCGAAACCATGGAGGCGGTCGAGCGTTCAATCCTGTTCAACCTTGGCATTCCCGATCCGTATTCAGAGTCACGCATATGA
- a CDS encoding hemolysin family protein, giving the protein MSSEPRSSTPPLRGEPAGTADGVGGDGRDLPSQRGFLGRFFGEIFGSEDERAGDEAEAEDSSPTAHPAPGMVNLRRMRVDDVAIPKVEIVAAPSNISLDDLVEMFREHGFSRIPVFRGTLDSPLGLIHLKDLALKHGFGKGGRFTLRPMLRPLLYVPPSMPIGVLLQQMQQKRMHMALVIDEYGGVDGLVTIEDLIEQVIGEIEDEHDETEGGLWVSEKPGQWLIQARAPLSDVEAETGLRLGSEDQDEEIDTLGGLIFMMTGRIPLRGEVIGHDSGAEFEVVDADPRRIKRVRLRAPNVAAE; this is encoded by the coding sequence ATGAGTTCCGAACCCCGATCTAGCACCCCTCCGCTTCGCGGCGAACCGGCCGGCACGGCCGATGGCGTCGGAGGCGACGGACGCGACCTGCCCAGTCAACGTGGCTTCCTGGGACGCTTCTTCGGCGAGATCTTTGGCAGCGAGGACGAGAGGGCAGGTGACGAGGCCGAGGCCGAGGACAGCAGCCCGACTGCCCATCCCGCGCCCGGCATGGTCAACTTGCGGCGGATGCGCGTCGATGACGTGGCCATCCCCAAGGTCGAGATCGTGGCCGCGCCCTCGAACATCTCGCTGGACGACCTGGTCGAGATGTTCCGCGAGCACGGCTTTTCCCGCATCCCGGTCTTTCGCGGCACGCTGGACAGCCCGCTTGGCCTGATCCACCTGAAGGACCTCGCGCTGAAACACGGTTTCGGCAAGGGCGGGCGCTTCACGCTGCGACCGATGCTGCGGCCACTGCTCTATGTGCCGCCGTCGATGCCAATCGGCGTGCTCTTGCAGCAGATGCAGCAGAAGCGGATGCATATGGCGCTGGTCATCGACGAATATGGCGGGGTCGACGGGCTGGTGACGATCGAGGACCTGATCGAGCAGGTGATCGGCGAGATCGAGGACGAGCATGACGAGACCGAGGGCGGTCTCTGGGTCAGCGAGAAGCCGGGCCAATGGCTGATCCAGGCCCGCGCGCCGTTGTCCGATGTCGAGGCCGAGACCGGGCTGCGCCTTGGCAGCGAGGATCAGGATGAAGAGATCGACACGCTTGGCGGGCTGATCTTCATGATGACCGGCCGCATTCCGCTGCGCGGCGAAGTGATCGGGCATGATTCCGGTGCGGAGTTCGAGGTGGTCGATGCCGATCCGCGGCGGATCAAGCGGGTGCGGCTGCGCGCGCCCAATGTCGCCGCCGAGTAG
- a CDS encoding GNAT family N-acetyltransferase produces the protein MSSCTCGHHHYHPAAACDDTGTPIALDRPMIALTGRLICAGTAEMLTALTLLPDHSRLSRAEPGNLRFDLAQSEDPMVWTLDELFADAEAYAAHQARMKASDWGRSSTGIRRDFTRSEVIPYLRAETPADQQAIHALNLAAFGGADEAVLVDALRRDGDLNLSLVAAQGGTILGHLALSPISAPFPALALAPVAVAPALHGRGIGSALIRAAIAARPGYSLILLGDPAYYSRFGFQPVELKSPYAGPYLQAIGAGLQPGATITHAPAFAALG, from the coding sequence ATGAGCAGCTGCACCTGCGGACACCACCACTACCACCCCGCCGCAGCCTGCGACGACACGGGCACGCCCATCGCCCTCGACCGCCCGATGATCGCCCTGACCGGGCGCCTTATCTGCGCCGGGACCGCCGAGATGCTGACCGCGCTGACGCTTCTGCCCGATCACAGCCGCCTCAGCCGCGCCGAACCGGGGAACCTGCGCTTTGACCTTGCGCAAAGCGAGGACCCGATGGTTTGGACGCTCGACGAACTCTTCGCCGATGCCGAGGCCTACGCGGCCCATCAGGCACGCATGAAGGCCAGCGACTGGGGCCGGTCCTCGACCGGGATCCGGCGCGACTTCACCCGCAGCGAGGTGATCCCGTACCTGCGCGCGGAAACGCCCGCCGACCAGCAGGCCATCCACGCGCTGAACCTCGCGGCCTTCGGCGGCGCGGACGAGGCTGTGCTGGTCGATGCCCTGCGCCGCGACGGTGATCTGAACCTCTCGCTGGTCGCCGCTCAGGGCGGCACCATACTTGGCCATCTGGCCCTGTCGCCGATCTCGGCCCCCTTCCCGGCGCTGGCGCTGGCGCCGGTTGCGGTCGCTCCTGCGCTGCACGGACGCGGTATTGGCTCCGCCCTGATCCGCGCCGCCATCGCCGCCCGGCCGGGCTACAGCCTCATCCTCTTGGGCGATCCGGCCTATTACAGCCGCTTCGGCTTCCAGCCCGTGGAGCTGAAATCGCCCTATGCCGGCCCCTATCTGCAGGCCATCGGCGCGGGCCTGCAGCCCGGCGCGACCATCACCCATGCCCCGGCTTTCGCCGCCCTGGGCTGA